From Lolium perenne isolate Kyuss_39 chromosome 5, Kyuss_2.0, whole genome shotgun sequence, a single genomic window includes:
- the LOC139831853 gene encoding uncharacterized protein: MQSPGSTLSSGSNPFVGPDMALIRDLNIADRVLVTLSQTSASYSPWKRYFSLVFHEFLLHSHVDGSVDSRLMVNDEEWMIIDATIIRWFYLTISTDLFHTVVADEDDARAVWVKLNGLFTDNKLQRKVLLHGEFYGCHQLDSSIDDYCMRLKKIADELRDLGEPIGDELLITTFTAGLHEDYGNAASNLTLLPDPTFPKVVAYLKLEERRLRMPAPPPPPPAQPANANNRRRGGRQQQQQQPQAQQPPTGGAVRPQQLFQPAPWYAGQNPWTGVVHAYTMPVPRAPAPGVLGPRPPSHQAYFAAPQQYMQPYGPYMLGQPSQPGGLPPLPPMPPAPWDPALLAALHAAPTPTAYAGGGDWHMDTGASAHMAAHPGILHTSRPVTTSTRITVGDGSSLPITHIGHASLPSTSTPLSLSNVLVSSNLIKNLVSVKQFTRDNPVTVEFDLFGFSVKDSRTRMVLLRCDSPGDLYPVHSSPSTSAPVALATGTRRHFFAAGTRLAAHHGRLSDPARWTVQPWTAPWLRRCMRLGTCSDPSWSRPLAALLLAVRLRLRLGVRHAARCAAFGVDCSFGPRRGRGSCRDGADRRPYDAVPDRHPQPESEIL; the protein is encoded by the exons ATGCAGTCCCCGGGCTCCACCCTCTCCTCCGGCAGCAACCCCTTTGTTGGCCCGGACATGGCTCTCATCCGCGACCTCAACATCGCCGATCGCGTTCTGGTAACCCTCAGCCAGACCTCCGCGTCCTACTCTCCATGGAAGCGGTACTTCTCCCTCGTTTTTCACGAGTTTCTTCTTCACAGTCACGTCGACGGCTCCGTGGACTCCCGTCTCATGGTCAatgacgaggagtggatgatcatcgacgccaccatcatccgTTGGTTCTACCTCACCATCTCCACCGACCTCTTCCACACGGTGGtggccgacgaggacgacgcccgCGCCGTCTGGGTCAAGCTCAACGGTCTCTTCACCGACAACAAGCTCCAGCGCAAGGTCCTCCTCCATGGCGAGTTCTATGGGTGCCACCAGCTCGACTCCTCCATCGACGACTACTGCATGCGCCTCAAGAAGATTGCGGACGAGCTTCGCGATCTCGGCGAGCCCATCGGCGACGAGCTGCTCATCACCACCTTCACCGCCGGCTTGCACGAGGACTACGGGAATGCCGCCTCCAACCTCACCCTCCTCCCGGAccccaccttccccaaggtcgtgGCGTACCTCAAGCTCGAGGAGCGTCGGCTGCGGATG ccggcgccgccaccaccgccaccggctCAACCCGCCAACGCCAACAACCGTCGCCGCGGTGGccgccagcagcagcagcagcagcctcaGGCGCAGCAACCGCCCACGGGCGGCGCTGTCCGTCCGCAGCAGCTCTTCCAGCCGGCTCCGTGGTACGCCGGGCAGAACCCCTGGACCGGCGTCGTGCATGCCTACACCATGCCGGTCCCCCGCGCCCCTGCCCCCGGCGTCCTCGGCCCGCGGCCACCCTCCCACCAGGCGTACTTCGCCGCGCCGCAGCAGTACATGCAGCCCTACGGGCCCTACATGTTAGGGCAGCCGTCGCAGCCAGGCGGGCTGCCACCGCTGCCCCCGATGCCGCCTGCGCCCTGGGACCCGGCCCTCCTAGCCGCGCTGCACGCCGCTCCGACACCGACCGCGTACGCTGGCGGCGGCGACTGGCACATGGACACAGGCGCCTCCGCTCATATGGCTGCCCACCCCGGTATCCTCCACACCTCCCGCCCCGTCACCACTTCTACTCGCATTACCGTCGGAGATGGCTCCTCTCTTCCCATCACTCATATAGGCCATGCATCTCTTCCATCTACGTCCACTCCACTTTCATTGTCTAATGTCTTAGTTTCTTCTAACCTCATCAAAAATCTTGTCTCTGTTAAACAATTTACACGTGATAATCCTGTGACTGTTGAGTTTGACTTGTTTGGTTTCTCTGTCAAGGATTCCCGAACCCGGATGGTGCTCCTCCGATGTGACAGTCCCGGTGACCTCTACCCAGTGCACTCCTCGCCTTCCACATCCGCCCCCGTCGCCCTCGCCACCG GTACCCGCCGCCACTTCTTCGCCGCCGGTACTCGCCTCGCCGCCCACCACGGACGGCTCTCGGACCCAGCCCGCTGGACGGTCCAGCCTTGGACCGCCCCCTGGCTTCGGCGCTGCATGCGCCTCGGGACGTGCAGCGACCCTTCCTGGTCGCGCCCCCTCGCCGCCCTGCTGCTTgcagtccgcctccgactccgactcggaGTCCGCCACGCTGCCCGCTGCGCCGCCTTCGGTGTCGACTGCTCCTTC